From the Triticum urartu cultivar G1812 chromosome 4, Tu2.1, whole genome shotgun sequence genome, the window GGATCGAGAGTTGGACATGTGTCCTGTACAAAGAGTTAAGATTTTATATTTTCGACGAGTCGCATAAAAGGTAGGAGGAGGAGTGGCGGCCAGGTGATTACGAGCCTATGAGCTATGATCGATTTAAGTAATATGAGATTTAGGGTGGGCCATAGGGGTTGGATGTTGACCCCACATATCATAGGAGTTACTTTCATTAAGGAATACAAGATTTAGGATGGGCCATACGAGTATCCGTTGGTTTTACCCATGGCTAAAAATTTTATACCCACATCATACCAATATATTTTGCGAGTATGGATACCCATTACTTATGGGTACAAAATCTCTCCAAGTCTTGTCCATGCCCATTGTTTTAGGGTAGGGTACCCGCGGGTACACATAGCCATGGGCAAAACTACCATCCCTACTTTATTGGAATTTTCATATTTCTTGTTACTTCTCTGGCTTTCAGTTTTATTTAGCGTATTTTCTCctttttgtttttctattttcaAGATATTTTTCTTTTAGTTTTTTATCTTCTAcattattttttcattttactgATAGTTTCTAGTTAATATGTTGTTTTTTAATTACACTTTTTTCAAAATAAGTGTGAATATTTCAAATTTCACGAACAGTTTTCAAAATTTAATGAACAATGTTTTTCAAAAACTTGAATATTTTATGATAATGCATGAATACCTTTTTAATGCATGCACATTTCTTACTAATATGTAAGCATGTTAAGAAAATATGTGAATATGTTTTCAAACTATATGAACATGTTTAAATGCACGAACATTTTCTAAAAGCatgattttttaaaaaataaattTTGAACTAAACTATATAAATATTTAATATCTTTTAAAGTAAATATAAAAAGAAGTAACAAAAGGAAAGAGGAAAAacataaaaggaaataaaagcCAGCCAACTTTTGCTAATGGGTCGACCTAATATATAAGTTAGCGGGCGGTGTGGTGTTATTGGACGTTATAAGCGTTCTATGATAGCCCTAGTGCTGGTATGCTGTGCGCTGTTGGGGACTTGTCAATTGCCTTTTGTCATTGGCGAGTGAGTGAATTTATTCTAAAACACATGTCATATGTAAGTAACACCCCGCCTTCCCTCAAGTCCAAATTTCATGTTCAATAAAAGTTAAGGACAACAGCATCACAGAAAATATATTCTTTATACTCCTGGGGTTCCTTCCCGTCACCACGCAAGGGTGGCAAGGGGGGAGGGGGTGTTTGTCTGTACTCCAGCTGATGAACCCCATGAAATGAAAACTAAGGatggcacccccccccccccctcaaaataaaaaaaataaataaaaagaaccACCGACCCAGCATAACTTAACCCCGGGACCTAGCATCCAGGCATGGCTGAACATAATGGGAGTAATTTAGACTAGTAACATGTATTACTACCTTCATAATGGATAGTAATATATGTGTAGTGTCATCCAACATCTTATTTATTAGGTTGTAGACTCATTTTGCTTTCGTACGTGTGATGTTAcggtaacatattatgttaccacaagCTCCTTTTTTTATTAATTACTTACCACAACATCTTTTTTGCCTAGATATATGTAATGTTACCACTATGATGAGTCGAGGAAGGGACAAAGACAATGGAAACACAAACCTCTAGTTTGAGCAGCTAGTTTGATCATTCATGCAAGTCTCAGTCCGACTGATCCATCCATCCAACCACCAAATATACCACCACCCTCCGCAAGCTGCAATCACTCGAGCTACATGTCGATGCAGAACGTTTTCGGTATTTATATACCGGAATAGACCGAATGAGCGCATGTGGCGCAGCGGCTGGCCATCGGAAGCGCTGGGGAGAACCTGTCACGCAGCTCGCCCAACCAACACGAGCCTCTTTCCTTCGCGGCGCACGCGGATGTGGTTTTTAAATTAAAAAGGAGAAAGCTAGGTCAACCGAATGAATTGATGAGCGCGATCGAACGAGCAGAGAGGCAACAGCGCgtccgccgccgtcgtcgtcccCGGCCGGCCGCGCCGTTGGATCGCTCGCTGGAggctgccgctgccgctgccgctaCGACGCCGCCCGTGTAGTAGTACTGTACGCGTCGTCTACTTGTGCGTGCCTCCTTAATTCCGAGTGGTTGAGCGCCCCGGGTAACCACCGCCATTAATAGGCCACCCTCCCTACCTGTCTACTACCCGTCTCTTTCTTTCTCCGCTTCGCTTACTGCGGGTCCCACCGCCTGACGGACGCCTCTTCTCCTCCGGGTCAATCCATGACTCCATGAGCACCGCGAGACGTCGTAACAGTAACACTTTTGGATTGGAATTAGACGTGGTCGATACGTACAGCTCCTCCTGTACAGGTAGCAAGTGCGTCGTCACTTGGAGTTGTACCGGTATACCAAGTTTGGCTACGGGTAGTTTTCATCAGAAGAAAAAAGAGTCTCGGTGCAGGTACAGGCCGGGCTGTAGTCGTGGCACGTACTAAGCGCGCGTTTTGCCGCCGTCGCCGGTACGTACACCTATATGGAATACGGGCCGGCCGAAGCTTCCGTGCGCGCCTTACGGTTTGGGCGCCTATAAGTTTGACTGCCCCGGCAGCGGCAGAGGCCACAAGTTTGTTCCGGGAGGCCACCGTCGCGGTCTAGTTGGTCGCGCACCCTATATATACCGAGCCGCCCGCCGAGGCCAACTCACGCTTCCGGCTCCGGCGCCTCGGTCCAACTCACACCAAAGGCGATCGACACGCGAGTACGTCTCGAGATCCATGGAGTCTGCGCCGGCGGCGGCCTTCATGGAGCGGGAGCGCCTCACGGCGGAGGTGACCTTCTCCGGGGACGCGCAGGCGGCGGCCTCGTCCGAGGGCGCCGAGCGGCTGCCCACCAGCATCATCATCAAGATCCGGCGCCGCCTCCCGGACTTCGCCCGCTCCGTCAACCTCAAGTACGTCAGGCTCGGGCTCCGCCACGGCGGCAGCCTCACGTCCTACCTGCCCATGCTGTGCGTGCCGGTGCTCGCCGCGGCCGCCTACTCCTTCGTCCGCCTCGACGTCATCTACCTCTCCATCGACCTGCTCAGCTGCGTCGCCTGGCTCGGCACCGCCATGCTGCTGCTCACCGTCTACTACTTCAAGCGGCCTCGCCCGGTCTACCTCGTCGAGTTCGCGTGCTACAAGCCGGAGGACCAGAACAAGATCACCAAGGAGGCCTTCCTCGACATGACCGAGAGCACCGGCTGCTTCAATGACGAGACGCTCGCGTTCCAGACCAAGATCACCACCCGCTCCGCGCTCGGCGACGAGACGTACCTGCCCCCCGGCGTCCAGGCGCGCCCGCCGAGGCTCAACATGGCCGaggcgcggctggaggccgagGCGGTCATGTTCGGCTGCCTGGACGCTCTGTTCGAGTCCACCGGGATCGACCCGCGCCGCGACGTGCGCATCCTCATCGTCAACTGCAGCCTCTTCAACCCGACGCCGTCGCTGGCGTCCATGATCATCCACCATTACAAGATGCGGGAGGACGTCAAGTCGTTCAACCTGGGCGGCATGGGGTGCAGCGCCGGCCTCATCGCCATCGACCTCGCCAAGGACATGCTCCAGGCCAACCCCAACGCTTACGCGGTCGTCCTCAGCACCGAGAACATCACCCTCAACTGGTACTTCGGGAACGACCGCTCCATGCTGCTCTCCAACTGCATCTTCCGCATGGGCGGCGCGGCGGCTCTGCTCTCGAACCGGCGCGCGGACGCCGGGCGCGCCAAGTACCGCCTCCTGCACACGGTCCGGACGCACAAGGGCGCCACGGACGAGTGCTTCAAGTGCGTGTACCAGCGCGAGGACGACGTGGGCAAGGTGGGCGTGTCGCTGGCGCGGGAGCTCATGACGGTGGCCGGCGACGCGCTCAAGACCAACATCACCACGCTGGGGCCGCTGGTGCTGCCCCTGAGCGAGCAGCTCAAGTTCCTCAAGTCGCTGATGATGCGCCGGGTGTTCCGCGCCAAGGGCGTGCGGCCCTACATCCCCAACTTCCGGCGAGCCTTCGAGCACTTCTGCGTGCACGCCGGCGGGCGGGCGGTGCTGGAGGAGGTGCAGCGCAGCCTGAGCCTGGAGGACAAGGACATGGAGCCGAGCAGGTGCGCGCTGCACCGGTTCGGCAACACCAGCAGCAGCTCGCTGTGGTACGAGCTGGCCTACGCCGAGGCCAAGGGCCGGGTGAAGCGCGGCAACCGCGTGTGGCAGATCGGCTTCGGGTCCGGGTTCAAGTGCAACAGCGCGGTGTGGCGCGCGCTCCGCGACGTGCCGGCCGTGTCGCCCCCGGGACCGGAGGAGAAGGCCTGCAACCCGTGGGCGGACTGCGTCGCCAAGTACCCGCCCAAGGCCTACGTCTGACGATACATTACTACGCCGCCGCCGCATGACTCCACACGAAGATTACATGATTCTTTTCTCCTATACTTTTTCTGCATTTCGTTTCCCGTAGGTGGCTGTACCTCAGGTTCCATGGGCGAGCAGTGCCATTGTTTTCAGCTTTTGTACTTCAAGTGTGAATTATAAACGACAAATATATACGACGAGGTTTCATTCCAGCCATGATTGTATGATATGATCTGTTCCTGGATTAGATAGATTGCTGCTCCGGCGCTCGGGCCCCGTTTCGTCCGTAACGTATGGATTGAGTTCGCGGGCTCGCCACTTGAACCTTCCAAAACGTTGTGCCACGGCTCTCTTCTGGTCGGCTAACGGCCTTGGTTTCCCTGGCCCTCGGTTCAGTTTCTTCCTACATCTGAACGAGCTGACCACGCCTGCCGCGTGTGCCCAACCGAGGAAGAGTCTCGACATGCATGCTCATTGGTGTAACGTGTAAGGTAGTATAGCATATGATGATGAGCGATTACTTGGGTCTGTTTGAGCACGACTTCTCTCTGGCCCCCGTGGAAAAATAGCATCCAGTTCGGGGCATGCTTGATTAATGTTGGTATGGTGGTTCGGTGTTGGATTGACTTACCAATCCATGCAGTTGAAGGTCGTTCATCGGCAAATTAATTGCGGCGTCCATCGGTCTATTTTGCATGGCCATCACTCAACGCTCCTCTGACTTTCTGCATTCATAGCTGTACGCAACGGTCGAAAACTCGAAAGCGTACGGTCTACTCCTACTCTGATTTACGGTATTTTGTTTAATTATCTTTGTCAAAAGTTTGCAAACTATTCATAAAATATCACGATGGTGCAAAGAAcactacaaataaaataaattacaTCCATGTATGTACACCACCTAGCAATAAGTACATGCACTGGAGCAAGCCAAAGACGCGCCGATGTCATCGCTCCTTCCTTATTGGTGCCGGACAAACCTTGTTGTTGTAGATAGTCGAGACGTGCACGGAGAATTTTCGACTATCGTCGACAAGGTCAGGCCGACTCCGGTATGGGAGCAAAGACAACGACACATTATCGGCTCATTCTGATGACAACAGTGATTGTTCGACGGTTCATGAACCTCGATGTAAATTTTATTATGTCTGGGATGTTTTCTACTTTTGGTCAATTTTTATAATAAATTTGATTCTTTTCAGAAAAAAAACATAAGTTATCTCAGCTATTGACACAT encodes:
- the LOC125552328 gene encoding 3-ketoacyl-CoA synthase 1-like encodes the protein MESAPAAAFMERERLTAEVTFSGDAQAAASSEGAERLPTSIIIKIRRRLPDFARSVNLKYVRLGLRHGGSLTSYLPMLCVPVLAAAAYSFVRLDVIYLSIDLLSCVAWLGTAMLLLTVYYFKRPRPVYLVEFACYKPEDQNKITKEAFLDMTESTGCFNDETLAFQTKITTRSALGDETYLPPGVQARPPRLNMAEARLEAEAVMFGCLDALFESTGIDPRRDVRILIVNCSLFNPTPSLASMIIHHYKMREDVKSFNLGGMGCSAGLIAIDLAKDMLQANPNAYAVVLSTENITLNWYFGNDRSMLLSNCIFRMGGAAALLSNRRADAGRAKYRLLHTVRTHKGATDECFKCVYQREDDVGKVGVSLARELMTVAGDALKTNITTLGPLVLPLSEQLKFLKSLMMRRVFRAKGVRPYIPNFRRAFEHFCVHAGGRAVLEEVQRSLSLEDKDMEPSRCALHRFGNTSSSSLWYELAYAEAKGRVKRGNRVWQIGFGSGFKCNSAVWRALRDVPAVSPPGPEEKACNPWADCVAKYPPKAYV